The Aspergillus fumigatus Af293 chromosome 5, whole genome shotgun sequence nucleotide sequence TTAACAATTTGAAGCATCCAGTTATCTTCCTTGAACCTGTTCAAATACGCGCCCAGTTCACCACAGAACGGGGACGACGGGGCTGCTATGGgctgtgattggctgatTCGGGTGATGAGACGTGCAGCGTGAAGAAACGCCTTCTGCATTGCTGCCAGCCAATCAGCATTCGTTCTGGGGGTCCCTGGCAGCATCATCTTTAGGGCcgtccagaagaagaatgagtGTGAACATCTGACAATACGGACAATTCGTCCTAACCCCGCCTTGAAATGGCAGAAGTCTTCCACAGGGCTGTTGGGTCACTGGCTTAGGTTACTTCTCTTGTAGGCGTGCTCTTTGACCTCCTTCTCATTGGAAATTCACAACAATAATTATCATCCTGTGGAGAGCGATAATGGCAATATTAGAAAACGATCCATGCTGGTGGAATATCTTCTGTCTGCGAGTTACAAAGATTGGCTATTTCTGTTTAATTTCCATGTTAGCTCCAAACTTTCCCGGCTGCAAAGCATCCTATGATCGTGCTATGTCCAGGTCTCACTACCGCTAGGAGCTGCAACATCTCGCACATTTCTTCCGTCCGACCATGTCCGCTTGGAGTTTGATCGTCTTTCAATTCCTTCCACTACTTTAGTCTATCCGGTAGCGCTGATTCCTCTCCTCTCCAAACTCATTCGGCTGCCTGGATGTCTGTCCGCCCTCTGTAGTCTCGTGTCCTGTGTGCTGTGGCTGTACCGCTGGATGGCTGTCAGTTATATCGCTAGTGTGATGTACTGCTTTAGCGCTGGAGAGGTATCAGATGCAATTCACATGTCACTGGATACgctctctttctctcatttATGCTCGTCCGCTAATGAAGTCATGGAGTCACTGTCTCCTCCTCCCGATGCAGACCAAGCGCGATCACACCCCCTTGGCGCAAGCTGCCATTGCTTGGTGGCTGGTGAGTTCGATCATCGACTAAGTTACTTAGTGCCGCCTTCCAAACGTTTTGTATCTTTCCCCATGGTTTAACTGACTATCGATGGGGTCGAGTCGTAAGGAATGTCAAATCACACCCTTTCAATCGTCGCTCAGTCGCGCCATGGCAGAAGGCAGCCTCCATTGTGGACTCCTCTGACCCCTTTTCCTGGATTTTCCTGGGTTTTCAATTCCCTCCCGACTCTTCTCTTATGTACTTCCCCTCTCCATATAACGTGGTAGCCCGCCTAATGCATACTATTCCTTGTCAGTCGCCTGCATCTGCGATACCCTGCGGTTGCTGGCCTTGCATAATCGCACTATTCGTCTATTTTCAGACTTGACCATATTATCCTCGTTATAGCTTTTTCCATCTTTCCGTTCCCCCTCTTACCCTACTCCTACAGTGGGCCGGACCGTCTTGTCggttctctttctgtttcttcctctgAATCCACGTCCCGAGACCGAAGCTTTGCACTAATTCAGCGGAGTGTATATCGTCATCGAAGCTACGACAAAGCTGTGATTAGCTGATACTACTCTTGTTGCTATAATCAAACCGTCGTAGATTATCTCTATGTGAGCAACACCGAAGCTGTGGGAATGCTGTTGAGGGTCGTCACTGTCGAACAATACCTAGTCTGTCACTCCACTTGCGCCAACACTTCCGGAAATCTGCGATAGAACATCAAACTCGGATAAGCGAGCTCAATTCTGGTGATCGCCGTACGAATTAGAGTCAACAGcgagacagagaagaaagagacggCATCTCAACTCTGCTCGCACGCCGGCAACTCAACCGCAAGATCCCAAGAATGGTTGAATTGACATGGAACAGAAATCCCCTTCCTGATACAAAAAGTACAACAATAAAACCAATGGCACCTCCCATTGCGCCGCCGACACCTCAGTCACAGGCACCGGAAACCACCTTCGAACCATGTGCGTCGACAGCTTCATTATTCCTCTTTGCTCAAGGCTCGGTAATCAATTGCCTCCATCATGACACCCTCGCACTCGAGAGACGGTTCGACCATCACAAGTCCGATATCTCGTTCATATCTGTGGACAATGTCAGCGAGCGAGGTTCAGGAAGATTAGTCGCCAGTTATGACACGGGACAGACGACTATCGTGTGGGACCTGTTTACCGGAGCAGAGCTCGCTCGGTTTGCGGCATTCGATCACTTACGAGTAGCTGCCTGGATGCGTAATGGCAATGTAGCGTTTGGTAAGGAGGACCTTGCCCTCATAACACACGAGTATGCATACTGATGAGCTggaaggaaatggaaaggGCGATGTCATTCTCTTCGAGCCTTCTACTTCAGAGCATGTCTCGACAAGGACCATCTTTGACCCCATTACGGCTTTGGCACCGGCCTCTGACTGCCGAACATATGCCATCGGGTACGTAAATAATCTTCATTGGAATAAGGAGGATGGAAAGGACGACGGGGTCATGGGAATGTACATTGTTGTCGATTGACAGTTCAACTAACACTTATATCAGTTATCAGAATGGTTCTATTCTGATCGCCACTCTCCATCCCACATTTACCATCCTACATACCATGTCAACCTCACGGGGCCCATCACCAATCGTCTCGTTAGCATGGCATGCGTCGTCATCAAAGCAAAAGTCCGATATGCTCGCTACTCTATCCTTCAATGGAGATCTGAGAGTTTGGAGTATTTCAAAGCCTCCGGGCAAAGAAGCTCCGCGAGTTATCAGAGTTCTCAAGCGATCcgattcttcttcggctgaGCCTAAGTGGATGGCGTGGTCAAAGAACGGCCGAATCGTGCAATACCTCGATGGGTAAGTCTAATCCATTCCGATGACAAGATTGAAGCCTAACCCGCAACGACCTTTCAGGGAGACTTGGTCATGGGATGTCAGAACGAAACACGTCACTTATGAGCCGATCCCGACGATAGAAAACCCTCGTGGCTTTGCTAATTATGGCCCAACTGCTACTCTTTTCACTCTCGGGCCCAACTACACAGTGCAACAGTACGATTTAGATAACCCGAGTATGGTTGCTAACGTGCAACACATTCCTGCTGGGGCCCTTACTGCAACTCCAGAAGAACCCAGGGGAGGATCTGTAGACTCACGAGCCTTGCAGGATCCGCCAGATCTTAGAGAATCAGCGCGCATTTACGACAGCCGGCCACCTTTTGACCAAAGCGGAGTAGACGCCGTACGGCAGCAGCGTGCAGAGATGAGCAGTCCAGTATCATCGCGGAGTCACGCCAACTCCGTCAGCTCGAAAGCATCTTCAGGGAAATACAGGATGGTGCCATTTTCAGCACCAAGTAGATCGGGACAGACGGCTACATCGTTCTCGCTAGCTTCAGCAAGTGGAAGAGAGACTCCGCAGCAGTCTGGGGCCTCATACACGTACGCCTCCTCGGTCTCCATGTCGTCGGTGAAAAGCTCCCGTGCGGGATCCCGACTACGAAATGAGGTACAATTCAGTCCAACAGATCAGCGTATTGATCTGTTCCCATTCACGCGTGCGCGTCTCAACGACGTACCGTATAGAAACCATCGCCCCATAGATGAGACACATCTCACGCCAAACGACCTTCGGCGACAGATGCTGAGTGTCGTGTTTGGATGGGATGGGGATATTCAAGACCTGATTAGAGACGAGTGTGAGTTGAGCATCTTCACAGCTTTGCTCTGTTAACATCTTAATTAACCTTATGAGCAGTCCTTCGTCACCCACCCGGCAGTCAAAGTGCCATCCTGTTGGCGCAATGGCTCGGCCAGTCCGACTCTGACGCAACCGCGGCCATGATCAACTCTGGACCGGCGACAATGACCGATTGGATGCTATTGGCCATGAGCCAGATGAATGGCGAGTCGCAAGCGAACAAGGTCGGCCAAGCATTTGCCCAAAAGCTACTAGAGATCGGCGACATACATACGTCGGCTACCGTATTGCTGGGTCTGGGTGATAAAAACGAAGCTATTGAAGTCTATGTCTCTCAGAACTGCTACATGGAAGCGATTCTGATGACTTGTCTCCTGACGCCCACGGATTGGCAGCGCCAGTCATATCTGGTCCGTCGATGGGGTGAACACGTTGTTTCccatgctcagcagcagctggcAATTCGATGCTTCATGTGTACCGGTGTAGAGCCATCTGATCCCTGGACTTCTCCCGCTGCGCAGCAAGCTGCGTCTTTTGCCGAAATCCTTTCAGGCCGATCGCCGATGACGTCTCCTGAGCCACAGCCTTTGCAGCAACAATCTTCGAATTTCCTTCGGCCGACTCCGAATTCACAGCCAAAGGTGCCACCTAGCACCAGATCGAACGCGAAAACACCAGCCCTCAAGCTGATCACGTCATTTGATTCTCAGCCCGGCAAGTTCCGATTCCCGGGTCTGAAATCAGACGATAGAACACCAACAAACGCCCCGGGGATTACACCTATCGCTGAGTCGGCTGTAGGGGGGTCTGCTATATCCCCAGGAGGACTCGGGTCCTACAGAGCGAATAACATTCAAAGCCTCAACAATGCGATGAACGCAAGGACAGGCACGCCTGCGTTCAACCGGAGCCGCTTGCCGTCCATTGGAGAAACCCCCGTTGATGTTCATCCACCCGCTTTCTTGTCAAGTGGCTTGAATAATTCCGTGGAATATGCCTCGTCGGTGGAAAGCACCAGCCGGCTGCATGAAGGAAGCCAAAGTCAGGATGAGGAAGTCCTGTCGTCTTTGCTGCCTTCTGCACGGTACAACCCTGAAAAAGATACATTTAAGCCGAGTCCGCAAACTGCCGTCCAGGCAAACTCGGATAAGTTTGCAACCATTAAGGGTCTTCCTTCCCCAAGCCCTGGCGTTTTCGAGGCCCTCAAAGAACGCTCCGACAGTCGGAATGGATCCAGAGATCGAAAGCCGGGTGTTCTCCAGCTTCACCTGTTCGAGCCCGGTGCTTCAGAAAGTGATTTGCTAGGTCCACCTAGCAGTACTATGAGCAATATTCGGAGCCCAGCCTCGACGCTAAACAGTTACAATTCGGCGAAAAGCCCCAGTGTCAGTGGGCGGAGCATCGACCAGTACATCAGCAGTCTCGCTGAGGCGAATTACCGCTCACAAAAACTCAGTCGGGGAAGGCGAAACACGGATGATTCAGTCAGCCAAAGCTCAGCACGAAAGATCACTTCGAGGAATACGTCCCAGGAAACCACTCGAGGGAGAAACGAGAGAAGATACATCCAGCCAGCTAAGCGGTCACCGTCTTCTCCTGTTCCCATGTCCCCAGAGGAGATAGCTCGATACAGCAAGGGCACAGGAACCAAACATCCTGCCAGCAAATCACGCAATAGTAGCAGAGTGAGGAAGCCACGCTCTCGACACTCATCGGAGCGTCGTCGGCATCGTTCTGCCAGTCGGCACGGTGCTAGCCGAACTGCCGCAGAGAAGAATGACCCTGCTATTCGGGGGCGCAGCACTGATAGACAAAGCTCCGGGGAAAGATCACCGTCTGCCCCATTACCCGTATCTCAAGCTGAGGATGCCTTGAGGCTGGTTACTAGTGATCGAGAAAGATTGCGGGGTCACCAACGCAGTAGCAGCCGGCGTCCTGACAAGGGCGGGCCGAGAAGGGACGCGTCTCCTGAGAGCAGACACTCGCGAGCACCATCTCGCAATCGTCAAGAGCAGGATACGAACCTAAACACGACCACCGAACAGCCGACGAACAGGTTAATGACGAGCGATAATTCTCAGACCGATGCATCCTTACAAGAGAGAGCCCGTGAAACAGAAAAAGTGCAGATGCAAGCTCGAAATGCAAGCGCTGCAGCCTTGTCATCTACCGCACTATCAGAACAGAGACGAAAGGAGCTCGCAGCTGCCGAACTGGAGGCCCGGCGGCTTTCCCTTGCGCGCAACCCTTCAGCCCCAAATATACCGTTTCCTGGAGAGCTGCAGTACAGCCGAAGCCCCCTCGATAGCCCACCGTTTTCCAGAAGCTCTGCCAACCAGCGTACGccggcgagaagaagagtGTCGACCAGCAAGGCCTCGCCAGACTATCCTAGCAGTTCCGATTCGAATTCGTCGAGGTCAGGAGGCCCTCTTGGTCTGCCGGCGACTCCTAAAGCCATGCGTCACCCAAAATACCCCAATGGTTATGAAGAGACCGTCTCCCC carries:
- a CDS encoding WD40 repeat domain-containing protein, giving the protein MVELTWNRNPLPDTKSTTIKPMAPPIAPPTPQSQAPETTFEPCASTASLFLFAQGSVINCLHHDTLALERRFDHHKSDISFISVDNVSERGSGRLVASYDTGQTTIVWDLFTGAELARFAAFDHLRVAAWMRNGNVAFGNGKGDVILFEPSTSEHVSTRTIFDPITALAPASDCRTYAIGYQNGSILIATLHPTFTILHTMSTSRGPSPIVSLAWHASSSKQKSDMLATLSFNGDLRVWSISKPPGKEAPRVIRVLKRSDSSSAEPKWMAWSKNGRIVQYLDGETWSWDVRTKHVTYEPIPTIENPRGFANYGPTATLFTLGPNYTVQQYDLDNPSMVANVQHIPAGALTATPEEPRGGSVDSRALQDPPDLRESARIYDSRPPFDQSGVDAVRQQRAEMSSPVSSRSHANSVSSKASSGKYRMVPFSAPSRSGQTATSFSLASASGRETPQQSGASYTYASSVSMSSVKSSRAGSRLRNEVQFSPTDQRIDLFPFTRARLNDVPYRNHRPIDETHLTPNDLRRQMLSVVFGWDGDIQDLIRDEFLRHPPGSQSAILLAQWLGQSDSDATAAMINSGPATMTDWMLLAMSQMNGESQANKVGQAFAQKLLEIGDIHTSATVLLGLGDKNEAIEVYVSQNCYMEAILMTCLLTPTDWQRQSYLVRRWGEHVVSHAQQQLAIRCFMCTGVEPSDPWTSPAAQQAASFAEILSGRSPMTSPEPQPLQQQSSNFLRPTPNSQPKVPPSTRSNAKTPALKLITSFDSQPGKFRFPGLKSDDRTPTNAPGITPIAESAVGGSAISPGGLGSYRANNIQSLNNAMNARTGTPAFNRSRLPSIGETPVDVHPPAFLSSGLNNSVEYASSVESTSRLHEGSQSQDEEVLSSLLPSARYNPEKDTFKPSPQTAVQANSDKFATIKGLPSPSPGVFEALKERSDSRNGSRDRKPGVLQLHLFEPGASESDLLGPPSSTMSNIRSPASTLNSYNSAKSPSVSGRSIDQYISSLAEANYRSQKLSRGRRNTDDSVSQSSARKITSRNTSQETTRGRNERRYIQPAKRSPSSPVPMSPEEIARYSKGTGTKHPASKSRNSSRVRKPRSRHSSERRRHRSASRHGASRTAAEKNDPAIRGRSTDRQSSGERSPSAPLPVSQAEDALRLVTSDRERLRGHQRSSSRRPDKGGPRRDASPESRHSRAPSRNRQEQDTNLNTTTEQPTNRLMTSDNSQTDASLQERARETEKVQMQARNASAAALSSTALSEQRRKELAAAELEARRLSLARNPSAPNIPFPGELQYSRSPLDSPPFSRSSANQRTPARRRVSTSKASPDYPSSSDSNSSRSGGPLGLPATPKAMRHPKYPNGYEETVSPGSSVPDNVITLSDARYQGEGERIGRSMSVPVPEHHPGPMPVDLPTHPRFNPRLPRSRSTSRSRNIGHRRESSRELGGSGGYPYGSSPVTVSIEETIEDSVSLKEAENPPILPELQHLNTPPPPPPPAPLGPVSPRTSSGTIDIAIDNENLGKLLPRAMTAAPAITTETRPSIERRRTSFDHRRGKSVNESFTNKIRNLTRMRSNSRGLDNWTSSRETGVPYESVQMSDGRM